CTGCCTCCAGCAGCAACAGGGGGAAGAACAGCCAGGCCTGGTAGCGGGCGAGCAGCCGGACCAGCCCATGTCTGGCGCTGGCCTGGTCGTTGGTGAAGGCCAGCGCGGTGATGCTGATATCGGGGTCCAGGTCCTCGTGGTTGGGGTTGCTGTGATGGGCGTTGTGCTTGGGGACCCACCAGCCGAAGCTGATCCCGACCAGCAGGTTGGCGTGCAGCAGGCCGACCCGGTCGTTGGCGCGCCGGGAGCGGAAGATCTGGCGGTGGCCGGCGTCGTGGCCGACGAAGGCGATCTGGGTGAACACCACCGCCAGGTAGGCGGCGGTGACCAGCTGCCACCAGGAGTCCCCGAGGACGGTGAAGGCGGCGCAGCCGGCGGCGAGCAGGGCCAGGTTGAGGCCGATCCTGGCGGCATACCAGCCGTGCCGGCGGTCCAGCAGACCGGCCTGCTTGACCTGCCGGGAGAGCTGGGTGTACTCGGTCCACCGGCCCTTGGGCGCCAACAACGGTCGGGCGGTCGATTCGTGGCCGGCGTTGACCATGCAAGCTCCGTTCTGTCGAGCAGCGGATGACTGGAGATGTCCCGGTCCATTGTGTTGTGCCGGGTTCCTCGATGCCGGGGTCCCGGCGGAACGTCTCCTTCCG
This sequence is a window from Actinomycetota bacterium. Protein-coding genes within it:
- a CDS encoding acyl-CoA desaturase; translated protein: MVNAGHESTARPLLAPKGRWTEYTQLSRQVKQAGLLDRRHGWYAARIGLNLALLAAGCAAFTVLGDSWWQLVTAAYLAVVFTQIAFVGHDAGHRQIFRSRRANDRVGLLHANLLVGISFGWWVPKHNAHHSNPNHEDLDPDISITALAFTNDQASARHGLVRLLARYQAWLFFPLLLLEAAHLHLASIKSVLRGSGRANTVEGVLLLAHVAGYVTALVLVLSPAQAVAFVVVQQGLFGLYLGCSFAPNHKGMPTLTAADELDFARRQVLTSRNVTGSRLVDFVLGGLNYQIEHHLFPNMPRPNLRRAQPLIRAFCQQHGLDYTEASLFGSYAQAIRHLHTVGAPLRPSAAAAE